One window from the genome of Sesamum indicum cultivar Zhongzhi No. 13 linkage group LG15, S_indicum_v1.0, whole genome shotgun sequence encodes:
- the LOC105177465 gene encoding uncharacterized protein At2g33490 isoform X2 — protein sequence MKSPLGTLRKFGLTKNEPKEKWDHKISVHIDGLTQAAKDMKDMRTCYDSLLSAAAATANSAYEFSESLLEMGNCLLEKTAMHDDGQSGGALSMLGKVQLELQKLVDSYRSHIIMTITNPSESLLSELRKVEEMKLQCDEKREMFEYMVGQFREKGKSRHGKGETFTSQQLQVVCDEYDDVARLCIFRVESLKQGQSRSLLTQAARHHAAQLNFFRKGLQSLEAVEPHIRNVAEKQHIDYELSELTEVEKGDDEGNSFETNDYGELSFDYRQNKHELDNACTSRNSMELDQLGAPSAQTPKVKDVEVHMGSSKSQGDEIPSQRSRAGSHSAPIYPEKFDPSDRIREMRTAVQKLNTHVLPTPADAKGSVPSSSAPQSSTVLPVESSKNPWHSSPLNIEKPKKSIDDHLSARSFSKAQIAVEETSNNKHFLPLPRPLTEGAAVPQFETQGGLDTRKIKRQAFSGPLASKPSSNKPLLPTSGPISSTGAPQSVSGLLSRASGPQAPSFVNVSHNASPPLVSSPKISELHELPRPPDSFSSKPMRSVVALGHSAPLVNRNREVSPTNRNPSRQSKEGSPLPLPQLLTVSRSFSIPSSSQRASALQSGKLLESSEIVQKAEEVASPPLTPISLSNMKPPNSGQIRGGS from the exons ATGAAATCGCCTTTGGGGACGCTCAGAAAATTCGGGCTGACTAAGAACGAGCCCAAGGAAAAATGGGATCACAAAATCTCGGTGCATATTGATGGGTTAACTCAAGCAGCAAAG GATATGAAAGACATGAGAACGTGCTATGATAGTTTACTTTCAGCTGCAGCTGCTACAGCGAATAGTGCATATG aGTTTTCTGAGTCCTTGTTGGAAATGGGGAATTGTCTACTGGAGAAAACTGCAATGCATGATGATGGACAAAGTG GCGGAGCATTGTCCATGCTTGGAAAAGTGCAGCTTGAACTTCAGAAACTAGTTGATAGCTAT CGGTCCCATATTATCATGACAATCACAAACCCGTCAGAGTCTCTTCTTAGTGAGCTGCGGAAAGTGGAG GAGATGAAGTTGCAATGCGACGAGAAAAG GGAGATGTTTGAATACATGGTGGGACAATTTAGAGAAAAGGGAAAGTCGAGACATGGAAAAGGGGAGACCTTCACCTCACAGCAATTGCAGGTTGTTTGTGATGAATATGACGACGTTGCAAGGCTCTGCATTTTTCGGGTGGAATCATTGAAGCAAGGGCAAAGCCGGAGCCTATTAACACAAGCAGCTCGTCACCATGCTGCACAg ttaaattttttccGGAAAGGACTTCAATCTCTTGAAGCAGTTGAACCACATATTAGAAATGTTGCAGAGAAGCAACACATTGATTATGAGCTAAGTGAATTGACTGAAGTGGAGAAAGGTGATGATGAAGGAAACAGTTTTGAAACTAATGATTATGGTGAATTAAGTTTTGACTATAGACAAAACAAGCACGAGCTAGACAATGCTTGCACGTCGAGGAACTCAATGGAG CTGGATCAGTTGGGTGCTCCAAGCGCACAAACTCCTAAGGTAAAAGATGTTGAGGTGCATATGGGCAGTAGCAAAAGCCAAGGAGATGAAATACCAAGTCAACGATCTCGTGCGGGCAGTCATTCTGCACCAATCTATCCAGAGAAGTTTGACCCTTCTGACAGAATTAGAGAAATGCGGACTGCCGTGCAGAAACTTAATACTCATGTGCTGCCCACTCCAGCTGATGCAAAGGGTTCAGTCCCAAGTAGTTCTGCACCCCAGTCCAGCACTGTACTACCTGTTGAGAGCTCCAAAAATCCATGGCATTCTTCCCCTCTGAACATTGAGAAGCCAAAGAAGTCCATAGATGATCATTTATCTGCACGCAGTTTTTCAAAGGCTCAAATAGCCGTTGAAGAGACCAGCAACAACAAACACTTTCTCCCACTACCCCGCCCCCTCACTGAGGGAGCTGCTGTCCCACAATTTGAAACTCAGGGTGGACTTGATACTCGGAAAATTAAAAGGCAGGCATTTTCTGGTCCCTTAGCAAGCAAACCATCATCCAACAAGCCCCTCCTACCTACCAGTGGACCCATAAGTTCCACTGGAGCACCTCAATCAGTTTCTGGATTGCTTTCTCGTGCATCTGGTCCCCAGGCTCCCTCATTTGTAAATGTATCTCATAATGCTTCACCGCCCCTTGTATCTTCACCCAAAATAAGTGAGCTTCATGAGCTCCCTAGGCCCCCTGATTCTTTTAGTTCCAAGCCCATGCGAAGTGTTGTGGCCCTTGGGCACTCTGCTCCCCTAGTCAACAGAAATCGAGAAGTATCCCCAACAAATAGGAATCCTTCAAGGCAATCAAAAGAAGGGTCGCCACTTCCACTTCCACAACTACTAACTGTTTCTCGAAGTTTCTCAATACCCTCTAGTAGTCAGAGGGCATCAGCTTTACAGTCAGGTAAGCTATTGGAATCATCTGAAATTGTGCAGAAGGCAGAAGAAGTTGCTTCTCCTCCACTAACTCCAATATCCCTATCAAACATGAAGCCACCAAATTCTGGACAAATAAGAG GTGGCAGCTGA
- the LOC105177465 gene encoding uncharacterized protein At2g33490 isoform X1: protein MKSPLGTLRKFGLTKNEPKEKWDHKISVHIDGLTQAAKDMKDMRTCYDSLLSAAAATANSAYEFSESLLEMGNCLLEKTAMHDDGQSGGALSMLGKVQLELQKLVDSYRSHIIMTITNPSESLLSELRKVEEMKLQCDEKREMFEYMVGQFREKGKSRHGKGETFTSQQLQVVCDEYDDVARLCIFRVESLKQGQSRSLLTQAARHHAAQLNFFRKGLQSLEAVEPHIRNVAEKQHIDYELSELTEVEKGDDEGNSFETNDYGELSFDYRQNKHELDNACTSRNSMELDQLGAPSAQTPKVKDVEVHMGSSKSQGDEIPSQRSRAGSHSAPIYPEKFDPSDRIREMRTAVQKLNTHVLPTPADAKGSVPSSSAPQSSTVLPVESSKNPWHSSPLNIEKPKKSIDDHLSARSFSKAQIAVEETSNNKHFLPLPRPLTEGAAVPQFETQGGLDTRKIKRQAFSGPLASKPSSNKPLLPTSGPISSTGAPQSVSGLLSRASGPQAPSFVNVSHNASPPLVSSPKISELHELPRPPDSFSSKPMRSVVALGHSAPLVNRNREVSPTNRNPSRQSKEGSPLPLPQLLTVSRSFSIPSSSQRASALQSGKLLESSEIVQKAEEVASPPLTPISLSNMKPPNSGQIRVDAGGS from the exons ATGAAATCGCCTTTGGGGACGCTCAGAAAATTCGGGCTGACTAAGAACGAGCCCAAGGAAAAATGGGATCACAAAATCTCGGTGCATATTGATGGGTTAACTCAAGCAGCAAAG GATATGAAAGACATGAGAACGTGCTATGATAGTTTACTTTCAGCTGCAGCTGCTACAGCGAATAGTGCATATG aGTTTTCTGAGTCCTTGTTGGAAATGGGGAATTGTCTACTGGAGAAAACTGCAATGCATGATGATGGACAAAGTG GCGGAGCATTGTCCATGCTTGGAAAAGTGCAGCTTGAACTTCAGAAACTAGTTGATAGCTAT CGGTCCCATATTATCATGACAATCACAAACCCGTCAGAGTCTCTTCTTAGTGAGCTGCGGAAAGTGGAG GAGATGAAGTTGCAATGCGACGAGAAAAG GGAGATGTTTGAATACATGGTGGGACAATTTAGAGAAAAGGGAAAGTCGAGACATGGAAAAGGGGAGACCTTCACCTCACAGCAATTGCAGGTTGTTTGTGATGAATATGACGACGTTGCAAGGCTCTGCATTTTTCGGGTGGAATCATTGAAGCAAGGGCAAAGCCGGAGCCTATTAACACAAGCAGCTCGTCACCATGCTGCACAg ttaaattttttccGGAAAGGACTTCAATCTCTTGAAGCAGTTGAACCACATATTAGAAATGTTGCAGAGAAGCAACACATTGATTATGAGCTAAGTGAATTGACTGAAGTGGAGAAAGGTGATGATGAAGGAAACAGTTTTGAAACTAATGATTATGGTGAATTAAGTTTTGACTATAGACAAAACAAGCACGAGCTAGACAATGCTTGCACGTCGAGGAACTCAATGGAG CTGGATCAGTTGGGTGCTCCAAGCGCACAAACTCCTAAGGTAAAAGATGTTGAGGTGCATATGGGCAGTAGCAAAAGCCAAGGAGATGAAATACCAAGTCAACGATCTCGTGCGGGCAGTCATTCTGCACCAATCTATCCAGAGAAGTTTGACCCTTCTGACAGAATTAGAGAAATGCGGACTGCCGTGCAGAAACTTAATACTCATGTGCTGCCCACTCCAGCTGATGCAAAGGGTTCAGTCCCAAGTAGTTCTGCACCCCAGTCCAGCACTGTACTACCTGTTGAGAGCTCCAAAAATCCATGGCATTCTTCCCCTCTGAACATTGAGAAGCCAAAGAAGTCCATAGATGATCATTTATCTGCACGCAGTTTTTCAAAGGCTCAAATAGCCGTTGAAGAGACCAGCAACAACAAACACTTTCTCCCACTACCCCGCCCCCTCACTGAGGGAGCTGCTGTCCCACAATTTGAAACTCAGGGTGGACTTGATACTCGGAAAATTAAAAGGCAGGCATTTTCTGGTCCCTTAGCAAGCAAACCATCATCCAACAAGCCCCTCCTACCTACCAGTGGACCCATAAGTTCCACTGGAGCACCTCAATCAGTTTCTGGATTGCTTTCTCGTGCATCTGGTCCCCAGGCTCCCTCATTTGTAAATGTATCTCATAATGCTTCACCGCCCCTTGTATCTTCACCCAAAATAAGTGAGCTTCATGAGCTCCCTAGGCCCCCTGATTCTTTTAGTTCCAAGCCCATGCGAAGTGTTGTGGCCCTTGGGCACTCTGCTCCCCTAGTCAACAGAAATCGAGAAGTATCCCCAACAAATAGGAATCCTTCAAGGCAATCAAAAGAAGGGTCGCCACTTCCACTTCCACAACTACTAACTGTTTCTCGAAGTTTCTCAATACCCTCTAGTAGTCAGAGGGCATCAGCTTTACAGTCAGGTAAGCTATTGGAATCATCTGAAATTGTGCAGAAGGCAGAAGAAGTTGCTTCTCCTCCACTAACTCCAATATCCCTATCAAACATGAAGCCACCAAATTCTGGACAAATAAGAG TGGATGCAGGTGGCAGCTGA